Proteins co-encoded in one Afipia sp. P52-10 genomic window:
- a CDS encoding SMP-30/gluconolactonase/LRE family protein, translated as MKIDILDTIPDMLGESPLWDAQSQRLFWVDVVNSTVRALDPATGKEQAWTAPSHIGSIGLAPNDSLILALQDGFYRLHLPSSAIELIARLPTVDPRARLNDGKMDRQGRYICGSMGLHADPIGVLYRLTAPAALEPLADGIRISNAICFSPKGDRLYFADSMAQAIVVRDYDGDGTAVGEPRLFLDIKPLNSAPDGATVDSDGNLWVALVRTGQIARVAPDGKVAAIIDLPVDYPSCPAFGGANMDTLFVTSIRDSGTGRMVSKHENAGKVFALTGLGVTGLPETRFQD; from the coding sequence GTGAAGATCGATATCCTTGACACCATCCCCGACATGCTCGGTGAGAGCCCGCTGTGGGATGCGCAGAGCCAGCGGCTGTTCTGGGTCGACGTGGTCAACAGCACCGTGCGGGCGCTCGATCCCGCCACCGGCAAGGAGCAGGCGTGGACGGCGCCGAGCCACATCGGCTCGATCGGGCTCGCGCCGAACGACAGCCTGATCCTCGCGCTGCAGGATGGCTTCTACCGGCTGCACCTGCCATCGTCGGCGATCGAACTGATCGCGCGGCTGCCGACGGTCGATCCGCGCGCCCGGCTGAATGACGGCAAGATGGATCGCCAGGGCCGCTACATCTGCGGCAGCATGGGTCTGCATGCCGATCCGATCGGCGTGCTGTATCGCCTGACCGCACCGGCCGCACTCGAGCCGCTCGCCGACGGCATTCGCATTTCCAATGCGATCTGCTTCAGCCCGAAGGGCGACCGCCTGTACTTCGCCGACAGCATGGCGCAGGCGATCGTGGTGCGCGACTACGATGGCGACGGAACGGCGGTCGGCGAGCCACGCCTGTTCCTCGACATCAAGCCGCTGAACTCGGCACCGGACGGCGCTACGGTGGATAGCGACGGCAATCTCTGGGTGGCGCTGGTGCGGACCGGGCAGATCGCGCGCGTCGCTCCGGACGGCAAGGTGGCGGCGATCATCGACCTGCCGGTCGATTATCCCTCCTGCCCGGCGTTCGGCGGCGCGAACATGGATACGCTGTTCGTCACCTCGATCCGCGACTCCGGCACCGGGCGGATGGTGTCCAAGCACGAGAACGCCGGCAAGGTGTTCGCCCTCACCGGCCTGGGGGTCACGGGCCTGCCGGAAACACGCTTCCAGGACTGA
- a CDS encoding zinc-binding dehydrogenase, which yields MERNVAEGIETGLELRSLVTKGGQLQVSLEPVPVPEPAADEVIVRIEASPINPSDLGLLLGGADMTAASVSGPQDRPVLTAPVSQAALQAMAGRLDRSMPVGNEGAGTVIKAGSSEAAQALLGKMVGMFGGAMYAQYRRIKAADCLALPAGTTAAEGASCFVNPLTALGMTETMRREGHTALVHTAAASNLGQMLNRICLKDGIGLVNIVRSPQQVELLRKAGAKHVCDSSSATFLADLTKALEATGATIAFDAVGGGNLADQILTCMERVASASAANYSRYGSTVFKQVYSYGRLNTAPTVLNRSNYGSAWSLSGWLLMPFLDKIGPADAQRLRDRVAAEIKTTFASHYTQVVSLSEMLQLDVVAAYNKRATGEKFLIAPHKA from the coding sequence ATGGAGAGAAACGTGGCCGAGGGGATTGAAACAGGACTTGAGCTTCGCTCGTTGGTGACGAAGGGAGGGCAGCTCCAGGTGTCCTTGGAGCCGGTGCCGGTGCCGGAGCCTGCCGCCGACGAGGTGATCGTCCGCATCGAGGCCTCACCGATCAATCCGTCCGATCTCGGGCTGCTGCTCGGCGGCGCCGACATGACCGCGGCGTCCGTTTCCGGACCGCAGGATCGACCGGTGCTGACGGCACCGGTGTCGCAGGCCGCGCTGCAGGCGATGGCGGGCCGTCTCGACCGATCGATGCCGGTCGGCAACGAGGGCGCGGGCACGGTCATCAAGGCCGGGAGCTCCGAGGCCGCGCAGGCGCTGCTCGGCAAGATGGTGGGCATGTTTGGCGGCGCGATGTACGCGCAGTATCGCCGCATCAAGGCCGCCGACTGCCTGGCGCTGCCGGCGGGCACCACGGCTGCGGAAGGCGCGTCCTGCTTCGTCAATCCGCTGACGGCGCTCGGCATGACCGAGACCATGCGCCGGGAGGGGCACACGGCGCTGGTGCATACCGCAGCCGCCTCCAACCTCGGCCAGATGCTGAACCGGATCTGCCTCAAGGATGGCATCGGCCTCGTCAACATCGTGCGCAGCCCGCAGCAGGTGGAGCTGTTGCGCAAGGCCGGCGCCAAACACGTCTGCGACTCGTCGTCGGCGACCTTCCTGGCCGATTTGACCAAGGCGCTGGAAGCGACCGGCGCCACGATCGCGTTCGATGCGGTGGGCGGCGGCAACCTCGCCGACCAGATCCTCACCTGCATGGAGCGGGTCGCCAGCGCCAGTGCCGCGAACTACAGCCGCTACGGCTCGACCGTGTTCAAGCAGGTCTATTCCTATGGGCGGCTGAACACCGCGCCGACGGTGCTGAACCGCAGCAACTACGGCAGTGCCTGGAGTCTCAGCGGTTGGCTGCTGATGCCGTTTCTCGACAAGATCGGCCCCGCCGACGCCCAGCGGCTGCGCGACCGCGTGGCGGCGGAGATCAAGACCACGTTCGCGAGCCACTACACGCAGGTCGTCTCACTGTCCGAAATGCTGCAGCTCGACGTGGTGGCCGCCTACAACAAGCGCGCGACCGGCGAGAAATTCCTGATCGCTCCTCACAAGGCCTGA
- a CDS encoding tripartite tricarboxylate transporter substrate binding protein — protein sequence MIIGDAAGGGTDQVSRVFVEYLTKKLGQTVVADNRPGANGVVAATELKNAAPDGYTFLYMVGSALMTQKLLHKNLPYDPVKDFEPVAAQPVAGLPLVTNPSVGAKTLEQFIDYARKNPTNIGTYGAGSLAHVGIAAMEKFYKVPFTPVHYRGSGLMWADLAAGSLHGGLGGGAGGLNVVNMGKGKAVAIQGRNRLLNFPDVPTFLELGGTDPGLSLMSVTGILAPVGVPDQILDTISTLSVEAGQDEATWQKFMTAGAEQRSIGRAEFKRWVREEGPVWTELTAGLGLTPT from the coding sequence ATGATCATCGGCGACGCAGCCGGCGGCGGCACCGACCAGGTGAGCCGCGTGTTTGTCGAGTATCTGACGAAGAAACTTGGACAGACGGTGGTGGCCGACAACCGGCCGGGCGCCAACGGTGTGGTCGCAGCCACCGAACTCAAGAATGCAGCGCCAGACGGCTACACCTTCCTTTACATGGTGGGCTCTGCGCTGATGACGCAGAAGCTTCTGCACAAGAACCTGCCCTACGATCCGGTGAAGGACTTCGAGCCGGTGGCGGCGCAGCCGGTCGCCGGCTTGCCGCTCGTCACCAATCCGTCGGTCGGCGCCAAAACTCTCGAGCAGTTCATCGATTACGCCCGCAAGAATCCCACCAACATCGGCACCTATGGCGCGGGATCGCTGGCGCATGTCGGCATCGCCGCGATGGAGAAATTCTACAAGGTGCCGTTCACGCCGGTCCATTATCGCGGCAGCGGCTTGATGTGGGCCGATCTCGCCGCGGGCTCGCTGCATGGCGGGCTCGGCGGCGGCGCCGGCGGCTTGAACGTCGTCAACATGGGCAAGGGAAAGGCCGTCGCCATCCAGGGCCGCAACCGTCTCCTCAATTTTCCGGATGTGCCGACGTTCCTCGAACTCGGCGGAACGGATCCGGGGCTGTCGCTGATGAGCGTCACCGGAATCCTGGCACCGGTCGGTGTGCCGGATCAGATCCTCGACACCATCTCCACGCTGTCGGTCGAGGCCGGCCAGGATGAAGCCACCTGGCAGAAGTTCATGACCGCCGGCGCGGAGCAACGATCGATCGGCCGCGCCGAATTCAAACGCTGGGTGCGCGAGGAAGGACCGGTGTGGACCGAATTGACCGCAGGCCTCGGCTTGACGCCGACCTGA
- a CDS encoding glucose 1-dehydrogenase — protein MADLFDVSKEVVLVTGASQGLGRHFARLLAAHGAAVVLAARQVDKLESLASELKMNGGQAIAVRMDVTDGGSIVQALDTAEKALGPVSVLINNAGVVVEKAAVDQTEADWDKVLNANLKGAFTVATEIARRMIARKAGGSIINISSVLGIGVMGHVSTYSASKAALLQLTKSLALEWASKSIRVNALAPGYIDTEFNHEFWATPAGERLIKGIPQRRLGAAADLDGAILLLASQASRYMTGSVITVDGGFLLA, from the coding sequence ATGGCCGATCTGTTCGATGTCTCGAAGGAAGTTGTTCTCGTCACCGGCGCGTCGCAGGGGCTCGGACGGCATTTCGCACGGTTGTTGGCGGCGCATGGCGCCGCTGTGGTGCTCGCCGCGCGGCAGGTGGACAAGCTGGAGAGCCTGGCCAGCGAGCTGAAGATGAACGGCGGCCAGGCGATCGCGGTGCGGATGGATGTGACCGACGGCGGCTCGATCGTGCAGGCGCTGGATACGGCGGAGAAGGCGCTCGGGCCGGTTTCAGTGCTGATCAACAATGCCGGCGTGGTGGTTGAGAAGGCCGCGGTTGACCAGACCGAAGCCGACTGGGACAAGGTGCTGAACGCCAATCTCAAGGGGGCGTTCACGGTGGCGACCGAGATCGCGCGGCGGATGATCGCGCGCAAGGCGGGCGGCAGCATCATCAACATTTCGTCGGTGCTCGGCATCGGCGTGATGGGGCACGTCTCGACCTACTCGGCCTCGAAAGCGGCGCTGCTTCAGCTCACGAAATCGCTGGCGCTGGAGTGGGCGTCGAAAAGCATTCGCGTCAACGCATTGGCGCCGGGTTATATCGACACCGAATTCAATCACGAGTTCTGGGCGACGCCCGCGGGCGAGCGGCTGATCAAGGGCATTCCGCAGCGGCGGCTGGGCGCGGCCGCCGACCTCGACGGCGCGATCCTGCTGTTGGCATCGCAGGCCTCGCGCTACATGACCGGCTCCGTCATCACCGTCGATGGTGGATTTCTGCTGGCGTGA
- a CDS encoding SDR family oxidoreductase, whose amino-acid sequence MDLGIANKKALVCASSKGLGRACAEFLAADGVHLTLVARGADALAQTAADIRARYKVEVTEVATDITTPAGREAALKACPEPDILINNAGGPPPGDFRNWTRDDWIKALDANMLTPIELIKATVDGMMARKWGRIVNITSAAVKAPIDQLGLSNGARAGLTGFVAGLSRKTIVNGVTINNLLPGPFVTDRIRTTNAAEASKAGIPVDALIEKRSKEHPAGRFGDPAEFGAACAFLCSQYAGFITGQNLLLDGGAFRGTLS is encoded by the coding sequence ATGGATCTGGGGATTGCCAACAAGAAGGCGCTGGTCTGCGCATCCAGCAAGGGTCTGGGACGGGCCTGTGCCGAGTTCCTCGCCGCCGATGGCGTACACCTGACGCTGGTTGCGCGCGGTGCGGACGCGCTCGCCCAGACGGCCGCCGACATCCGCGCGCGCTACAAGGTCGAGGTGACCGAAGTGGCGACCGACATCACCACGCCCGCCGGCCGCGAGGCGGCGCTGAAGGCCTGTCCGGAGCCGGACATCCTCATCAACAACGCTGGCGGGCCGCCGCCGGGCGATTTCCGCAACTGGACGCGCGACGATTGGATCAAGGCGCTCGACGCCAACATGCTGACGCCAATCGAACTGATCAAGGCGACGGTGGACGGCATGATGGCCCGCAAGTGGGGCCGCATCGTCAACATCACCTCCGCCGCCGTGAAGGCGCCGATCGACCAGCTCGGTTTGTCGAACGGCGCGCGCGCCGGTCTCACCGGCTTCGTCGCCGGCCTGTCGCGCAAGACGATCGTCAACGGCGTCACCATCAACAACCTGCTGCCGGGGCCGTTCGTCACCGACCGCATCCGCACCACCAATGCGGCCGAGGCCAGCAAGGCCGGCATCCCGGTCGATGCACTGATCGAAAAGCGCTCGAAGGAACATCCGGCCGGCCGCTTCGGCGATCCGGCCGAGTTCGGTGCCGCCTGTGCCTTCCTGTGCAGCCAGTATGCCGGTTTCATTACCGGGCAGAACCTGCTGCTCGACGGCGGCGCCTTCCGCGGCACGCTGTCCTGA
- a CDS encoding NADPH:quinone reductase → MKAVWYDRQGPAREVFVYGEVPTPNAGQGEVRIKLEASGVNPSDTYRRMGTAGPMEYPRVIANSDGAGIVDQVGPGAKRFKVGDRIWLYNGQRNGRAFGTAAEYIALDENLVTPLPDNVSFAEGATLGVPGMTAWVCLYHAGPVKDQTVLVTGGAGAVGHYGIQLAKWGGARVITTVSSPQKAEIAKAAGADLIINYKTENVAERVLAFAPEGVDRIVEVDFGGNIETTEKILGRFSTVAIYATKGNLKPQVTIRTLTQKNVTVYGMQLPLTPMPLQRKAQAGMAEWLASGRHIHMVAQQFPLKETVDAHLAVEAGTKLGTVIVDCAR, encoded by the coding sequence ATGAAAGCAGTATGGTATGATCGGCAGGGGCCCGCCCGCGAGGTGTTCGTCTATGGCGAGGTGCCGACCCCGAATGCCGGCCAGGGCGAAGTCCGCATCAAGCTCGAGGCCTCCGGCGTCAATCCGTCCGACACTTATCGCCGCATGGGCACCGCGGGCCCGATGGAATATCCGCGCGTGATCGCCAACAGCGACGGCGCCGGCATCGTCGATCAGGTCGGCCCCGGCGCCAAGCGCTTCAAGGTGGGCGATCGCATCTGGCTCTACAACGGCCAGCGCAACGGCCGCGCTTTCGGCACCGCGGCTGAATACATCGCGCTGGACGAAAATCTGGTCACGCCGCTGCCGGACAATGTCTCGTTCGCCGAAGGCGCGACGCTCGGCGTGCCGGGCATGACCGCCTGGGTCTGCCTCTATCACGCAGGCCCGGTGAAGGATCAGACGGTGCTCGTCACCGGCGGCGCCGGTGCCGTGGGCCACTATGGTATCCAGCTCGCGAAATGGGGCGGCGCGCGCGTCATCACCACCGTCTCCTCGCCGCAGAAAGCGGAAATCGCCAAGGCGGCGGGCGCCGATCTCATCATCAATTACAAGACCGAAAACGTCGCCGAGCGCGTGCTGGCGTTCGCGCCCGAAGGCGTCGATCGGATCGTCGAAGTCGATTTCGGCGGCAACATCGAGACCACCGAGAAGATCCTCGGCCGCTTCTCCACGGTCGCGATCTACGCCACCAAGGGCAACCTGAAGCCGCAGGTGACGATCCGCACGCTGACGCAGAAGAACGTCACCGTCTACGGCATGCAACTGCCGCTGACGCCGATGCCGCTGCAACGCAAGGCCCAGGCCGGCATGGCCGAGTGGCTCGCCAGCGGCAGGCATATCCACATGGTGGCACAACAGTTTCCGCTGAAGGAAACCGTCGACGCGCATCTGGCGGTCGAAGCCGGCACCAAGCTCGGCACCGTGATCGTCGACTGCGCTCGCTGA
- a CDS encoding MBL fold metallo-hydrolase — translation MRWTVGKVKITKITEIEVAGGTRFMLPQATYNEIQQMPWLIPDFATEEGKLKMSIHSLIVETPTRRIVVDTCIGNDKQNRGVPTWNNLKKPFLEDMTKAGYPPDSIDTVFCTHLHVDHVGWNTKLVDGKWVPTFENARYVFVKPEYEYWKTHAPTPSHAAVFEDSVKPIIDANKADLVAPDAKLCEELTLISTPGHSPGHVSIHIKSDGEEGLLTGDVAHHPCQMWHMEWSSSPDSDPVQSTKTKRELFSRFADTKTLVIGGHFNAGYIKREGDRFKYVAA, via the coding sequence ATGCGCTGGACGGTCGGCAAGGTGAAGATCACCAAAATCACCGAGATCGAGGTGGCGGGCGGTACCCGTTTCATGCTGCCGCAGGCGACCTACAACGAAATCCAGCAGATGCCCTGGCTCATTCCGGATTTCGCGACCGAGGAAGGCAAGCTGAAGATGTCGATCCATTCGCTGATCGTCGAAACGCCGACGCGGCGGATCGTGGTGGACACCTGCATCGGCAACGACAAGCAGAATCGCGGCGTGCCGACCTGGAACAACCTGAAGAAGCCGTTCCTCGAGGATATGACCAAGGCCGGCTATCCGCCGGACTCGATCGACACCGTGTTCTGCACGCATCTGCATGTGGACCACGTCGGCTGGAACACCAAGCTGGTCGACGGCAAGTGGGTGCCGACCTTCGAGAACGCGCGCTACGTGTTCGTAAAGCCCGAATACGAATACTGGAAGACGCACGCGCCGACGCCTTCGCACGCGGCCGTATTCGAGGATTCGGTGAAGCCGATCATCGATGCCAACAAGGCCGACCTGGTGGCGCCGGATGCCAAGCTCTGCGAAGAGTTGACGCTGATCTCCACCCCCGGCCACAGCCCGGGCCATGTCAGCATTCACATCAAGTCCGACGGCGAGGAAGGCCTGCTCACCGGCGACGTCGCGCATCATCCCTGCCAGATGTGGCACATGGAGTGGTCGTCATCGCCAGATTCCGATCCCGTACAGTCCACCAAGACCAAGCGCGAGCTGTTTTCGCGCTTCGCCGACACCAAGACGCTGGTGATCGGCGGGCATTTCAATGCCGGCTACATCAAGCGCGAGGGCGATCGTTTCAAATACGTCGCGGCGTGA